CTATGTACTCGACATTATTGGGATAATAAGCATGATACACGATATAGCTAGATCTTGTAAACATGGACGTCAAAGACGCAGTGCCAGACGCCTGGTGCGAAtgtcttgacaagctcgataTGCTCGGCCTTGGCTGTCCGCTCTGTTCCTTGGCTCCAGTCCTCGAATTTGCGCTGTATCTCCTGGCGTCTTGTTTCCGTGTCGTTTGCGCCAACGTTTTCGTGAAGATGCAGCCATGTCTCACTGCCTGGAGAGGAAATATCCCACGTGTCTCTCCAAGTTGGTTCGCTTGTTGGCAGGAAACCACAGTTGATGTGCCGTATGTCTTGTGCCATATCATTACCCTGTAGCGACCGTATCCTCTTTCGAGCTTCCTCATTGCTCTCCAGGAATACAATAATCTGCTCTCCTCCGTTTATGATGTCTTCGTTTGGTAGGGCCAGATCTTCACCTTGAACAATTCGAACGCTCCATCGGTTTGCTTTGGCGCCACGTCGTAGACCTTCGACACTCCATGGGTTGATCTCCCAGCACAAGACTCTCATGCCAAGTCGAGCATATGAAAAAACAAAGTAGCCGATTCCAGCGTAGAGATCAACTGCCCATGAGCCCTGCAGTGTCTTGTTCCCCATATCCAACAACCTTGCTTTCTCTTTGACATTTCCCCGGCTAAACATTGTCCATCTGGGTGCCCAAGTTTGGAAAATTCCATTTTGCTTCGTCGAGACCCATAAAGTGTTTTCAaaatcttcttcagaagGTTCATCCGCTGAGGCATCTGAAGACCCAAAATCTCCGTAGAGAGTGCGCAACCCActtggacttcttctcaCATTCTCATCCGCCTCCTCACCTGCCTTGTGTAGAGGGATGCCTTCATTCACGGCAAGATGGGTCAATGGCTCCTTTGCCTGTGTCGACAGCCGTGCCAGG
This genomic interval from Fusarium verticillioides 7600 chromosome 1, whole genome shotgun sequence contains the following:
- a CDS encoding tRNA wybutosine-synthesizing protein 2 → MSKPKAPKSNLIQNTINEWLGSGLVSEIGKDEERKAQLLNSAPKRFTIYEPMVLLPTASFTSLPWTTALQDAGPDSCQQLWSKILARLSTQAKEPLTHLAVNEGIPLHKAGEEADENVRRSPSGLRTLYGDFGSSDASADEPSEEDFENTLWVSTKQNGIFQTWAPRWTMFSRGNVKEKARLLDMGNKTLQGSWAVDLYAGIGYFVFSYARLGMRVLCWEINPWSVEGLRRGAKANRWSVRIVQGEDLALPNEDIINGGEQIIVFLESNEEARKRIRSLQGNDMAQDIRHINCGFLPTSEPTWRDTWDISSPGSETWLHLHENVGANDTETRRQEIQRKFEDWSQGTERTAKAEHIELVKTFAPGVWHCVFDVHVYKI